Proteins from a single region of Mucilaginibacter daejeonensis:
- the pbpC gene encoding penicillin-binding protein 1C — translation MSKLKKPKVYISLALLFVALITFWFCLPDPLFDKPTSFVIDDEKGELLGAAIAPDGQWRFPYDGAVPDKFRQCIIAFEDKRFMHHPGVDVLAIGRAIKQNFRHERVSSGGSTLTMQVIRLATDHKRTYWYKFIEMFMALRLELTYSKKEILALYASNAPFGGNVIGLNAASWRYYGRGPDKLSWGETAAMAVLPNAPALVHPGKNRGLLLKKRNRLLDKLADQHIIDSTTAQLAKLEPMPDKPLPLPQVAPHLLEQFKAEYDASSHASTRLRTTLKAGLQQQVTDILERHHRMLRANQINNIAAVVLDVETGAALAYAGNIFHPGDAELQSSVDVANAPRSPGSTLKPLLYASMLHDGFILPNTLIPDIPTQIAGYHPENFDLGYDGAVPASRALARSLNVPAVKMLQRYKYERFYDVLKRAGITTLTQPADHYGLSLILGGCENTLWELTGAYASMARVLHHFNRTGRYTQADYHHPVYRPTQRTDRPNEKNGLLDAASIYYTFQAMEEVMRPGEEMLWQQFGSTQRVAWKTGTSFGFRDGWAIGVTTRYVVGVWVGNTTGEGRPDLTGINTAAPVMFEIFRLLPVTREWFKAPVDDMVKIGVCRESGMRAGENCEHVDDTWVPAPGLRTPVCPYHQLVHLDASGKWQVNADCASPDQMRHQKWFVLPPSMEYYYKARNYQYRTLPPFRTDCGVAERQQAMEVIYPKDQAKVYIPLEADGNRGRMICNAAHRQPGTKIFWHLDDRYIGETHGQHQIAIAPSAGMHVLTLVDGNGSTTKVRFTILDKETGH, via the coding sequence ATGAGTAAATTGAAAAAGCCGAAGGTGTACATATCTTTGGCTTTGCTCTTTGTGGCCTTGATAACGTTCTGGTTCTGCCTGCCTGATCCGTTGTTCGATAAACCTACCTCATTCGTGATCGACGACGAAAAGGGCGAACTTTTAGGTGCCGCGATAGCGCCCGATGGACAATGGCGTTTCCCTTATGATGGTGCAGTGCCCGATAAGTTCAGGCAATGCATCATTGCTTTTGAGGACAAACGCTTTATGCACCATCCCGGCGTAGATGTGCTGGCCATTGGCCGGGCCATTAAGCAGAACTTTCGGCATGAGCGGGTAAGCAGTGGCGGCAGTACGCTGACCATGCAGGTCATCCGCCTGGCCACCGATCACAAGCGCACCTACTGGTATAAATTCATCGAAATGTTCATGGCTCTTCGCCTCGAACTCACCTATAGCAAAAAAGAGATATTGGCCCTGTACGCCAGCAACGCTCCTTTCGGTGGTAACGTGATAGGCTTGAACGCCGCCTCATGGCGCTACTATGGACGTGGTCCGGACAAGTTATCCTGGGGCGAGACCGCAGCCATGGCCGTGTTACCCAATGCTCCTGCCTTGGTACACCCCGGCAAGAACCGCGGCTTGCTCTTAAAAAAGCGTAACCGCCTGCTCGACAAACTTGCCGATCAGCACATCATCGACAGCACCACCGCCCAACTGGCAAAGCTGGAGCCCATGCCCGATAAGCCCTTGCCGCTTCCACAGGTAGCTCCTCACCTTTTGGAACAGTTCAAGGCTGAGTACGATGCAAGTAGCCATGCTTCAACCCGCCTACGCACTACGCTTAAGGCCGGTCTTCAACAACAAGTGACCGACATACTGGAGCGTCATCACCGGATGTTGCGGGCCAACCAGATCAACAATATAGCGGCCGTAGTTCTCGATGTAGAGACCGGCGCTGCGCTGGCGTATGCGGGCAACATCTTTCACCCCGGTGATGCAGAGTTGCAGAGCAGCGTGGATGTCGCCAATGCGCCACGTAGTCCGGGTAGCACGTTAAAACCTTTGCTGTATGCATCCATGCTGCATGATGGCTTTATCTTACCTAATACCCTGATACCTGACATTCCTACCCAAATAGCCGGGTACCACCCCGAGAACTTTGATCTGGGTTACGATGGCGCGGTGCCTGCCTCAAGGGCATTAGCTCGCTCACTCAACGTCCCAGCGGTCAAGATGCTACAGCGATACAAGTACGAACGCTTTTATGATGTATTGAAGCGGGCAGGAATAACCACCCTTACCCAACCGGCCGACCATTATGGCCTTTCGCTGATCCTAGGCGGTTGCGAGAACACCCTTTGGGAACTGACCGGTGCGTACGCCAGCATGGCCCGGGTGCTCCACCATTTTAATCGAACGGGGCGCTACACTCAGGCCGACTATCATCACCCCGTTTACCGCCCCACACAGCGTACAGACCGGCCCAATGAAAAGAACGGCTTACTGGACGCAGCATCGATCTACTACACCTTTCAGGCAATGGAAGAAGTAATGCGCCCCGGGGAAGAGATGTTATGGCAACAGTTCGGGTCTACCCAACGCGTGGCCTGGAAGACCGGCACCAGCTTTGGTTTTAGGGATGGCTGGGCGATCGGCGTGACCACCAGGTATGTGGTGGGCGTTTGGGTGGGCAACACCACTGGCGAAGGACGCCCCGACTTGACCGGTATCAATACTGCCGCACCGGTCATGTTCGAGATATTCAGGCTGCTGCCGGTCACCCGCGAGTGGTTCAAAGCGCCGGTGGATGATATGGTGAAGATCGGCGTGTGTCGCGAAAGTGGCATGAGGGCAGGTGAAAATTGCGAACATGTTGACGATACCTGGGTGCCCGCTCCCGGCTTACGTACGCCCGTTTGCCCGTATCACCAATTGGTACACCTGGATGCGAGCGGCAAGTGGCAGGTAAATGCTGATTGTGCTTCGCCGGATCAAATGCGCCATCAAAAATGGTTCGTGCTGCCGCCATCTATGGAATATTATTACAAAGCGCGCAATTATCAATACCGAACCTTACCACCCTTCCGGACTGATTGTGGCGTGGCCGAACGGCAGCAGGCCATGGAGGTCATCTATCCAAAAGATCAGGCCAAGGTCTATATTCCGCTCGAGGCCGACGGTAACCGCGGCCGCATGATCTGCAATGCGGCGCACCGGCAACCGGGCACCAAGATATTTTGGCACCTTGACGACCGCTACATCGGTGAAACACATGGCCAGCACCAGATCGCCATCGCCCCGTCGGCAGGTATGCATGTATTGACCTTGGTAGATGGTAATGGCAGCACCACCAAAGTGCGGTTCACCATACTGGACAAAGAGACGGGCCATTGA
- a CDS encoding alpha-2-macroglobulin family protein codes for MNLTSDLNPRARKFLIGGIALAAVIIISVIIIRKRHRDKIDPAFSRYIESYTAGVVSRQGPIRIKLANEVQTSHARNEQLKDGIFDISPSVDGKAYWVDEKTIEFRPDKGMKPDQQYEVEFKLDEVAKVEEDLDEFKFSFETVKPDLTVEYDGLQTATNTSLNKMKLTGVVSTADVEDPTLVEKILSVNYGTPTKITWEHNAAARTHRFVVNNIQRSATVATNLEVTYNGDALNIDKKESTKMEIPKIGDLKVMAIKAVQDQEQYVLVQLSNPIMVGQELSGLTGISNTEDDTYTIDGSQIKIYAAKRLEGNYTAFANEGIEDITHKKTNKAFTANLFFENRLPSVTIPGKGVILPDSGKLLMPFEAVNLNAVDVSIIKIYENNIPQYFQTNGFDGNYQLRQVGRPVLQKTIRLDTDKGLNLTRKNRFMLDVDHLMRTEPGAIYRVVIGFRQEYSLFKCTAKGQSRVTENSDSEGEEGGYEGEEGGGYGEKIDEDDEFWARYDNYYPSGYKWEEREDACSRSYYTKDRWATRNILASNIGLIAKRGTDNSMVIAVTNIMDAQPMSGVTLELLDYQRQVIATSKSDGDGLAKFAVKRKPYLLVAKNGDERGYLKLDDASSLPLTRFNVGGEEVQKGLKGFIYGERGVWRPGDSIFVSFILEDKQHTLPADHPVDFELYDPKGQLYTRMTRTRSLDGFYSFHTATNTSSPTGNWSAKVKVGGAVFEKMVKVETIMPNRLKIDLSFGNRAQLTKGSTTDGRLNARWLFGGVAQNLKAKVDAFVSAQRTTFKGLDDYTFDDPTLAFNTQTQTVFDGKLDENGNADINADINVQEQAPGQLRANFLVKVFEPGGNFSIQQTTLPYNVYGGYVGIRTPEGKQLSGMLETGKEHSVDIVDVNSNGQINAGVRDVQVEMYKIQWRWWWDKSEDELSNFTQDQYNKLVVNTTVRLNGGRGKWNFKVDNDHWGRYLIKVRDPQTGHSTGKVVYLDWPNWADRLQQDNATEAAMLSFTAAKQKYKVGEQVTLTIPTGAAGRALVSIENGSHVLKTDWINTEKGQTRYSFKLEPGMAPNVFATVTVLQRHAQTLNDLPIRQYGALAIEVEDPETVLKPVISMPDKIRPETRSEITVSETSGKEMTYTVALVDEGLLDLTNFKTPDPHKAFYAREGLGVKTWDLFDYVIGAFGGGLERILSIGGDGSGVGNGKNVQVNRFKPVVKFMGPFKLGKGQKQTHQFILPQYIGSVRAMVIAGHDGSYGFAEKPVAVKKPLMILATLPRVLGPSEKVQLPVTVFATESNLRTVTVKVVSNAFSNPGSSYQKVVTFSKPGDQLVSFDLDVKSFVGVGKVKITAQSGSEKADFDVELNVRNPNPPITSIIEKELGPGESWSTAYTALGMGGTNKATLEVSSIPALNLSKRLSYLIQYPHGCVEQTTSSVFPQLYLGQLMSLDVRQKQMTDRNIKAAISRLNGFQVPGGGMSYWPDGGEPDEWGTNYAGHFMLAAQAKGYVLPVGFLDQWKRFQKQKAQNWSPDLYKFYDSGITQAYRLYLLAMAGVPELGAMNRLKEMKYLSPEAKWRLAAAYKLAGQPEVGSRMVANLPLTVKPYRQMAYTYGSDLRDEAMILETLTLLGQRQKASRLVYTVAAKLSQDEWYSTQTTAYSLLAVALHCGQNRSGNRLQFDVQAGALKNKVNTDEYLWQNPISSSGGNAMIRNSGKTRLYIRLIQQGQPALGQEVPTNINPDVLQMSVNYYSLTGKPIDPSVLKQGTDFVAQVIIKNSGQRGNYANMALTQIFPSGWEILNTRMLNNDEVFKSSPSDYRDVRDDRVNTYFGLPADKEVTYYVMLNASYTGRFYLPAVYCEAMYDTSINALQSGQWVEVVK; via the coding sequence ATGAACCTTACCTCTGACCTTAACCCTCGCGCCAGAAAGTTCTTGATCGGCGGGATCGCACTTGCTGCTGTCATCATCATCTCGGTCATCATCATCAGGAAACGTCATCGCGACAAGATCGACCCTGCATTTAGCCGATACATCGAATCATACACCGCCGGGGTCGTTTCCAGACAAGGACCTATCCGCATCAAGCTGGCCAACGAAGTGCAAACCAGCCATGCCCGCAACGAGCAATTGAAGGATGGTATTTTCGACATCTCGCCATCGGTAGACGGTAAAGCCTACTGGGTGGACGAAAAGACCATTGAGTTTAGGCCCGATAAAGGCATGAAGCCTGACCAACAGTATGAGGTAGAATTTAAGCTGGACGAGGTAGCCAAAGTTGAGGAGGACCTTGACGAATTCAAGTTCAGTTTCGAGACGGTCAAACCCGACCTGACGGTAGAGTACGATGGCCTGCAAACAGCCACCAATACCTCCCTCAACAAAATGAAGCTGACCGGTGTCGTTTCGACGGCGGATGTGGAAGACCCCACGCTGGTAGAAAAGATCTTGTCTGTCAATTATGGCACGCCTACCAAGATCACGTGGGAACACAATGCGGCTGCCCGTACACACCGTTTCGTGGTCAATAACATTCAGCGTTCAGCTACGGTAGCCACCAATTTGGAAGTGACCTATAATGGTGATGCCCTTAACATAGATAAAAAGGAAAGCACCAAAATGGAGATACCCAAAATCGGTGACCTGAAGGTGATGGCCATTAAAGCCGTGCAAGATCAGGAACAGTATGTGCTGGTACAACTCTCCAACCCCATCATGGTGGGTCAGGAATTGAGCGGATTGACCGGCATTAGCAATACTGAAGATGACACCTATACCATTGACGGTAGCCAGATCAAGATATACGCCGCCAAGCGTCTTGAAGGCAATTACACCGCCTTTGCGAACGAAGGTATCGAGGATATTACGCACAAAAAGACCAACAAAGCCTTTACGGCCAACCTGTTCTTTGAGAACAGGCTACCATCGGTGACCATACCCGGTAAAGGGGTCATCCTCCCCGATTCAGGTAAGCTGTTGATGCCTTTCGAGGCGGTCAATCTGAACGCGGTGGATGTAAGCATCATTAAGATATACGAGAATAACATCCCTCAATATTTCCAAACCAATGGCTTCGATGGTAATTACCAGTTAAGGCAGGTAGGACGACCTGTACTGCAAAAGACCATCAGGCTGGATACCGACAAAGGTTTGAACCTGACCCGCAAGAACCGCTTCATGCTGGATGTTGACCACCTGATGCGTACCGAACCTGGCGCCATTTACCGCGTGGTGATCGGCTTCAGGCAAGAGTACTCGCTTTTTAAATGCACAGCCAAAGGCCAAAGCCGGGTGACCGAGAACTCGGACAGTGAAGGCGAAGAAGGCGGTTACGAAGGCGAAGAAGGTGGCGGATACGGCGAGAAGATCGATGAGGACGATGAGTTTTGGGCTCGTTATGACAATTACTACCCATCGGGCTACAAATGGGAAGAACGTGAAGATGCTTGCAGCCGGTCATACTACACCAAAGACCGCTGGGCCACCCGCAACATTTTGGCCTCAAACATTGGCCTGATCGCCAAACGGGGTACCGATAATAGCATGGTGATCGCTGTGACCAACATCATGGATGCGCAGCCCATGAGTGGCGTCACGCTGGAATTGCTTGATTACCAACGGCAGGTGATAGCCACCAGCAAGTCTGACGGCGACGGACTTGCCAAATTTGCGGTGAAACGGAAGCCATACCTATTAGTGGCCAAGAACGGTGACGAACGCGGTTATTTAAAATTAGACGATGCCAGTTCGCTGCCGTTAACACGGTTCAACGTGGGTGGCGAAGAAGTACAAAAAGGACTGAAAGGATTCATTTACGGCGAACGTGGCGTATGGCGTCCTGGGGATTCCATTTTTGTGTCGTTCATTCTCGAAGACAAACAGCATACTTTGCCGGCCGACCACCCGGTAGATTTTGAACTATACGACCCTAAGGGACAGCTGTATACACGAATGACTCGCACCCGGTCGTTAGATGGGTTTTACAGTTTCCATACGGCTACCAATACCTCCTCGCCTACCGGCAACTGGAGCGCTAAGGTAAAAGTGGGCGGTGCAGTGTTCGAAAAGATGGTAAAGGTGGAAACCATTATGCCTAACCGCTTGAAGATCGACCTGTCGTTCGGTAATCGTGCACAACTGACCAAGGGCAGCACGACAGATGGCAGGCTCAATGCCCGGTGGTTGTTCGGTGGCGTGGCGCAGAACCTGAAAGCTAAGGTTGATGCCTTTGTATCCGCCCAACGCACCACCTTTAAAGGACTGGATGATTACACCTTCGATGACCCGACACTTGCATTCAACACGCAAACTCAAACAGTATTTGATGGCAAACTGGACGAGAATGGCAATGCCGACATTAACGCCGACATCAACGTACAGGAACAGGCTCCCGGTCAATTGCGTGCCAACTTCCTGGTCAAAGTGTTCGAGCCGGGAGGCAATTTTAGCATACAGCAAACCACCCTCCCTTACAATGTTTATGGCGGCTATGTGGGCATCCGCACGCCTGAGGGCAAACAACTGAGCGGTATGCTCGAGACCGGCAAGGAACATTCAGTGGATATTGTGGACGTGAACAGCAACGGACAGATCAATGCCGGTGTACGCGATGTGCAGGTTGAAATGTATAAGATACAATGGCGCTGGTGGTGGGATAAGAGCGAAGACGAACTAAGCAACTTTACCCAGGATCAGTATAATAAACTGGTGGTCAACACCACAGTACGCCTGAACGGTGGTCGCGGCAAATGGAACTTCAAGGTAGATAATGACCATTGGGGCCGCTACCTGATCAAGGTAAGAGACCCGCAAACTGGTCACTCTACCGGTAAAGTGGTATACCTTGATTGGCCTAATTGGGCCGACCGCCTGCAGCAGGACAATGCCACCGAAGCGGCCATGTTATCCTTCACGGCCGCCAAGCAAAAGTACAAAGTTGGCGAACAGGTGACCTTGACCATCCCTACCGGAGCTGCCGGGCGTGCCTTGGTCAGCATCGAGAACGGTAGCCATGTGCTCAAGACCGACTGGATCAATACCGAGAAAGGTCAAACCCGGTACAGCTTCAAACTGGAACCTGGCATGGCCCCTAACGTGTTCGCTACCGTGACCGTATTACAGCGGCATGCGCAAACCTTGAATGACCTCCCTATTCGTCAGTATGGCGCACTGGCCATTGAGGTGGAAGACCCCGAGACCGTACTCAAACCCGTGATCAGTATGCCTGACAAGATCAGGCCAGAGACCCGCTCTGAGATCACTGTATCAGAAACGTCGGGCAAAGAAATGACCTATACCGTGGCTCTGGTAGATGAAGGTTTACTTGACCTCACTAACTTTAAAACCCCAGACCCGCACAAGGCTTTCTACGCTCGCGAGGGTTTGGGTGTGAAGACCTGGGATCTTTTCGACTACGTGATAGGTGCCTTTGGTGGTGGCCTGGAGCGCATCCTAAGCATTGGTGGCGATGGCAGCGGCGTAGGCAATGGGAAGAACGTTCAGGTGAATCGCTTTAAACCAGTGGTCAAATTCATGGGGCCGTTCAAACTGGGCAAAGGACAAAAGCAAACGCATCAGTTCATCCTGCCGCAATACATTGGTTCAGTACGGGCTATGGTGATCGCTGGTCATGACGGAAGCTATGGCTTTGCCGAAAAGCCTGTAGCGGTTAAAAAGCCACTGATGATACTGGCTACCCTGCCACGTGTGCTGGGCCCGTCAGAAAAAGTGCAGCTTCCGGTAACCGTGTTCGCCACGGAAAGTAACTTGAGGACAGTGACCGTTAAGGTGGTGTCCAACGCTTTCAGCAACCCCGGTAGCAGCTACCAAAAAGTGGTGACCTTTAGTAAACCGGGTGACCAGCTGGTATCGTTCGACCTGGATGTGAAAAGTTTTGTTGGCGTAGGCAAAGTAAAGATCACCGCCCAAAGTGGTAGCGAAAAAGCAGACTTTGACGTTGAACTTAACGTGCGTAATCCTAACCCGCCGATCACCAGCATTATCGAGAAAGAGCTTGGGCCGGGCGAATCATGGAGCACGGCTTACACCGCTTTAGGCATGGGCGGTACCAACAAAGCTACGTTGGAAGTATCGAGCATACCGGCGCTCAATTTGAGCAAGCGTTTAAGCTACCTTATCCAATATCCGCACGGTTGTGTGGAACAGACCACCTCCTCAGTGTTCCCGCAATTGTACCTTGGCCAGTTGATGAGCCTTGATGTCCGTCAGAAACAAATGACCGACCGCAACATCAAAGCGGCCATCTCGCGCTTGAATGGCTTCCAGGTGCCGGGTGGCGGCATGAGCTACTGGCCTGATGGTGGCGAACCTGACGAATGGGGCACCAACTATGCCGGTCACTTCATGTTGGCGGCGCAGGCCAAAGGCTACGTGTTGCCGGTGGGCTTCCTGGATCAGTGGAAGCGTTTCCAAAAGCAAAAAGCACAGAACTGGTCGCCTGACCTGTATAAGTTCTATGATTCGGGTATCACGCAAGCTTATCGCTTGTATTTGTTGGCAATGGCAGGTGTACCTGAATTGGGCGCGATGAACCGCTTAAAGGAGATGAAGTATCTGAGTCCGGAAGCCAAATGGCGTTTGGCCGCCGCCTATAAGCTGGCCGGCCAACCAGAGGTTGGTTCACGCATGGTAGCCAACTTGCCGCTTACCGTGAAGCCTTACCGGCAGATGGCCTACACCTACGGATCTGACCTGCGCGATGAGGCCATGATCCTGGAAACACTGACCTTGTTGGGACAGCGCCAAAAAGCATCAAGATTAGTCTACACCGTGGCCGCCAAGTTATCGCAAGACGAATGGTATAGTACGCAGACCACTGCCTACTCGCTGTTAGCGGTGGCTCTACATTGCGGACAGAACCGCTCAGGCAACCGTTTACAATTTGATGTTCAGGCTGGTGCGTTGAAGAACAAGGTGAACACCGACGAATACCTGTGGCAAAACCCGATCAGCTCGAGCGGTGGTAATGCCATGATCCGTAACAGTGGCAAAACGCGTTTATACATCAGGCTGATCCAGCAAGGGCAACCGGCATTGGGCCAGGAAGTGCCGACCAACATCAACCCTGATGTGCTACAAATGAGCGTGAACTATTACTCGCTCACGGGTAAACCTATTGACCCATCGGTGTTGAAACAGGGTACCGACTTTGTGGCGCAAGTGATCATCAAGAATTCGGGACAGCGAGGCAATTATGCTAACATGGCACTCACACAAATATTCCCGTCAGGTTGGGAGATCCTGAACACCCGTATGCTCAATAATGATGAGGTATTCAAGTCATCACCATCCGACTACCGTGATGTGCGCGACGACCGGGTAAATACTTACTTTGGCTTACCGGCCGACAAGGAAGTGACCTATTATGTGATGTTGAACGCCTCGTACACCGGTCGTTTCTACTTGCCTGCGGTGTATTGCGAGGCCATGTATGACACTTCCATCAACGCGCTGCAAAGTGGCCAGTGGGTAGAGGTGGTCAAATAA